A region of Gloeocapsopsis sp. IPPAS B-1203 DNA encodes the following proteins:
- the accD gene encoding acetyl-CoA carboxylase, carboxyltransferase subunit beta produces MSLFDWFANRRKSGPISQERQERDIADGLWSKCVACGVLAYTKDLRANQMVCPECGYHVRVDSNERIRQLIDTNTWQPLDESLSPTDPLQFRDRKAYSDRIRETQEKTGLIDAVQTGFGQLEKQPVALGVMDFRFMGGSMGSVVGEKITRLIERATQKRYPVIIVCASGGARMQEGMLSLMQMAKISAALECHREAQLLYIPVLTNPTTGGVTASFAMLGDIILAEPKATIGFAGRRVIEQTLREKLPEEFQTAEDLLQHGFVDAIVPRTQLKKTLAQLISLHQPVTPTHHQLLQLEAIALSSTIADPGK; encoded by the coding sequence ATGTCTCTGTTTGATTGGTTTGCAAATCGGCGAAAATCTGGTCCTATTAGCCAGGAACGCCAAGAGCGTGACATTGCTGATGGGTTGTGGAGTAAATGTGTGGCTTGTGGAGTCTTGGCATATACCAAAGACTTGAGAGCTAATCAAATGGTCTGCCCAGAGTGCGGATATCATGTACGGGTAGACAGCAATGAACGCATCCGACAGCTGATTGACACGAATACCTGGCAACCACTCGATGAGTCTCTCAGTCCTACCGACCCGTTACAATTTCGCGATCGCAAAGCTTATAGCGATCGCATCCGCGAAACTCAGGAAAAAACTGGGTTAATCGATGCTGTGCAAACAGGTTTCGGACAACTTGAAAAACAGCCTGTCGCTTTGGGAGTGATGGACTTCCGGTTTATGGGCGGTAGTATGGGTTCTGTCGTTGGCGAAAAAATTACGCGCTTAATTGAACGCGCCACCCAAAAGCGCTATCCCGTAATTATTGTCTGTGCGTCTGGTGGAGCCAGAATGCAAGAAGGAATGCTGAGCCTGATGCAGATGGCAAAAATTTCGGCTGCGTTAGAATGCCATCGCGAAGCTCAACTTTTGTACATTCCGGTTTTGACTAATCCCACAACAGGTGGAGTCACTGCTAGCTTTGCGATGTTAGGAGATATCATCTTAGCTGAACCCAAAGCAACAATTGGTTTTGCAGGACGCCGCGTTATTGAACAAACGTTACGCGAAAAGTTACCAGAAGAGTTTCAAACCGCAGAAGATTTATTGCAGCATGGCTTTGTTGATGCGATTGTGCCCAGAACTCAACTGAAAAAAACGCTAGCTCAACTCATTAGCCTACACCAACCTGTGACTCCTACCCACCACCAGCTATTGCAATTAGAAGCGATCGCTTTATCTTCCACTATTGCTGATCCTGGCAAATAA
- a CDS encoding dual specificity protein phosphatase family protein, with amino-acid sequence MYKFASASEDEPIVFGSARPGYCNEQVKEWIEFMQHQDIKRVCCLLPESQLTRYSHLLDVYRQTFGIDQVCWTPIEDFHFADAEILIRQILPFLAAANQNHEKVVVHCSGGVGRTGHVLAAWLVAGRGFSNKAAIATVKQTGKNPYEAVVAAPFKGRNPWKVAAELNMLLDECNRFRGKLT; translated from the coding sequence ATGTATAAATTTGCTTCAGCCTCGGAGGACGAACCCATCGTGTTTGGTTCTGCTCGTCCTGGATATTGCAACGAGCAAGTGAAAGAGTGGATTGAATTTATGCAGCACCAAGACATAAAGCGTGTCTGCTGTTTGCTTCCTGAATCTCAACTCACTCGCTATTCCCATCTGCTTGATGTTTACCGACAGACATTCGGAATCGACCAAGTTTGTTGGACACCGATCGAGGATTTTCACTTTGCCGACGCTGAAATTCTGATCCGCCAAATTCTACCATTCTTAGCTGCCGCCAATCAGAATCATGAGAAAGTTGTTGTTCATTGCTCTGGCGGCGTTGGGCGTACGGGGCATGTTTTAGCAGCTTGGCTTGTGGCTGGACGAGGATTCTCCAACAAAGCCGCGATCGCAACCGTTAAACAAACTGGAAAAAACCCTTATGAAGCAGTCGTCGCTGCCCCTTTTAAGGGTCGCAATCCTTGGAAAGTTGCTGCGGAACTGAATATGTTGCTGGATGAGTGTAATCGATTTAGAGGGAAGTTAACTTGA
- a CDS encoding A24 family peptidase, which translates to MIDFLFTSFATFIVFALGASIGSFINVVVYRLPAKLSIVSPPSRCPRCLHRLGKWENIPVLGWLWLKGRCRHCKTPIAIRYPLVEAVTGLIFLLVFWRFGFSVQTVEYWIFCGWLLALSLIDLDTMTLPNSLTQSGLVVGLMFGVVASLIAQLPFNEVVHQLMLSVLGAVLGIWIFDAIAFFGSIVLGQAAMGAGDAKLAAMLGAWLGWKYLLLAGFLACAVGAFIGGGAIALGILSRRQKMPFGPFLALGALITIFSGEAILTAYFRLIFPAL; encoded by the coding sequence ATGATTGATTTTCTCTTTACTAGCTTTGCTACTTTTATTGTGTTTGCATTAGGGGCATCAATTGGTAGCTTTATCAATGTAGTTGTTTACCGCTTACCAGCTAAATTATCGATTGTTTCGCCGCCTTCCCGCTGTCCGCGTTGCTTACATCGTTTAGGTAAATGGGAAAATATTCCAGTTCTAGGCTGGTTGTGGTTAAAAGGGCGCTGTCGTCATTGTAAAACTCCCATTGCCATACGTTATCCACTCGTGGAAGCCGTGACAGGCTTAATATTTTTACTTGTTTTTTGGAGATTTGGGTTTTCAGTGCAAACTGTCGAATATTGGATATTCTGCGGTTGGCTATTAGCGTTGTCACTGATTGATCTTGATACAATGACGCTACCAAATTCATTGACACAATCAGGATTAGTTGTAGGTTTAATGTTTGGTGTCGTTGCAAGTTTGATCGCACAACTTCCTTTCAATGAAGTAGTACATCAGTTGATGTTGAGTGTCTTGGGCGCAGTGTTGGGAATTTGGATATTTGATGCGATCGCATTTTTCGGTTCAATTGTTTTAGGACAAGCTGCAATGGGTGCGGGTGACGCCAAATTAGCTGCAATGTTAGGTGCCTGGTTAGGGTGGAAATATCTTCTGTTGGCAGGGTTCCTAGCGTGTGCTGTTGGTGCGTTTATTGGTGGTGGGGCGATCGCCTTGGGTATCCTCTCTAGACGGCAAAAAATGCCTTTTGGTCCTTTTCTTGCTTTAGGTGCATTAATTACAATTTTTAGTGGTGAGGCAATTCTCACTGCATACTTTCGTTTAATCTTTCCCGCCCTTTAG
- a CDS encoding DUF2007 domain-containing protein, which yields MSWITLRTTSKRWEAELMCQLLTAHDIPARIVDLGITSYFGSGSPAAVQVHAQDRWAALLLLSPIETEDSDIQPSD from the coding sequence GTGTCTTGGATTACCTTAAGAACCACAAGCAAGCGCTGGGAAGCTGAGTTGATGTGTCAACTACTAACGGCTCACGATATTCCAGCGCGGATAGTTGATTTAGGTATCACTTCTTATTTTGGTAGTGGTAGCCCAGCTGCTGTGCAAGTCCATGCCCAAGATCGGTGGGCTGCGTTACTCTTGCTTAGTCCAATCGAAACTGAGGACAGCGATATACAGCCTAGCGATTAA
- a CDS encoding DUF29 domain-containing protein produces the protein MTQSQIKNLYDQDFAFWIEDTVSKLKARNTEDLDWENLIEEVESLGISQRKAVHSFLVRLLEHLLKRCYVCLPNCFRGWEIEIRNFRGELKKEFKYSPSLKSFMLEILTESYQDALAAMREDYPDVRFLNVCPFPQDVDALLTQKFWENI, from the coding sequence ATGACCCAATCACAAATAAAAAACCTCTACGATCAAGATTTTGCTTTCTGGATTGAGGATACAGTGAGCAAATTGAAAGCAAGAAATACAGAAGATTTGGATTGGGAGAATTTGATCGAAGAGGTTGAATCTTTGGGAATAAGTCAACGTAAAGCAGTACACAGTTTTTTAGTTCGTTTATTAGAACATTTATTGAAGCGTTGTTATGTTTGCCTTCCTAACTGCTTTCGAGGTTGGGAGATTGAAATTCGCAATTTTCGCGGAGAGTTGAAAAAGGAATTTAAGTACTCTCCTAGTCTTAAAAGCTTTATGTTAGAGATTTTAACCGAATCTTATCAGGATGCTTTAGCAGCTATGAGAGAAGATTATCCTGATGTGAGGTTCCTTAATGTTTGTCCATTTCCCCAAGATGTAGATGCTTTGTTAACTCAAAAGTTCTGGGAAAACATTTAA